The stretch of DNA GGCACTCACTCTGCAATGACCGACAGAATTGCTTCGAGATAGTCGCGATGAATGGTGGTTGGTGACTTGTTTCCGTCGAGCAGGACGCGGGCGCAATTTACGTAGACGCTGCTCTGCCCGACGATAGTGCCCGTCTTGTCAGCAAGTCGCGGACAGCGTGATGCGCCGAGTGCGCTTAGTTGAACACGATCGCCAATCGAAAAATCTGACGTCATGGTGCCGATCCAGACTGCATGGGATCAGGCAATAGTGCTTGATCCGTGAGGCTGCTTTCCAGAATCGCTCAGTCGTTCAGTTCAAAGCCCATGCCAACTGATATGTCTAAATATTTAGTTAAAGCCGGGTTGCTTGCTCCCTGTTCACGCTGGCGGGTCTATTCCACGGGCCGCATGGTCCGGCGCCGTTTCATACGATCCAAAGCGCGAACGACTTCCTCTGTATCGAGAACGGCCAATAGCCGGTGCACCGTTTGAGCGGCGTCGCGCGGCCCTGGTGCGATGTATTCGGCAAGGATGCGCCTGGCATCCTCAGTTGCCTTCAATACGGTGTCCTCATCCGGAGTATTCATGGTGCACGCCTCTATTGTGCGGGCCCAAAAGCGCGAAATGAATTTCTTTTCTATTCTCGTTTTAGAAGGAGCAAACGGACCCTCTTTGCTGCTGCGCCAGGATCATTAGACATCGTGGTCCACTATCGGAATTGTCGTCTGTGAACTGATGGACATATGAGCAAGATTCTTCGCGTACTTCATGCTCGTTCAGCAATTGACAGCTTCTTTGGTTACTAAATCATTGGGAAAAAGTGGCAAGGCGTCCCAGTTCTGGACGCCGAATACCTAACAATTTAAAGCCAGCCAAGCGTAAGCCCTTCAAGGGTGCCTCCAATGCGGTTCACTCCAGAACCTCATACTCGAACGCCACGCCTTCGGGATCGTTTCCTCAAACCATTTTTTCGCACGAGAGGAGGTTGAACCATGCAGGAGTGCCAGCCTCACTCTTTAGCTGACAATCTCCCTGATCTTGATGCCCCGCAAGCTCTCGATGCAGTCAGCTACCAAATGCAAGAACTCTTGCCGCTTTATGCTTTTCACCTGACGCCCTTCCATATTGATGAGAATGAACCTCGCCATTTCGTAGGCGACTTCAAACTGCGATTTGCCGGTAACCTCAACGTCTATTCTCTCAGCCATTTCGCTCTCCGCTAGTTGTAATTGGAAGGCAGCCGTTCACTCCAGAACCCTCATACTCAAAGGCAACGCCTTCGGGGTCGTTTTCCTCAAACCATTTTTCAGCGGCGTCCACATCGGCGAAGACCTTGATGTGCTCAGGATCGCCAACCTGTTTGCTGGTGTTGACGTATACAAAAACGGTCATTGGTCTCTCTTCAGCTTGCGCTTGCCCCAACGATGACTTTTGCGCTCGGGATCAAAAACCCGTTCGACGTGACGGTTCAATGCCCGCATGACGCCGATCCGGGCCAACATCGTAGGGCCGCCGGTCTCTGCAACGAGGATCAAGCGCCTCCATGGCAGCCTGCCATTCGGGCGCGGAGTGTCCGCCTTCGGCAGCTTCGTGATGTAGTTGGCGGCGTCCCTCAGGGTGAGAAGCCACCGGCCATTCGGAAGCGGTATTGGATCCTCAAACGAAGTCGACCGAGGCAATAGGATTACTCAGACAATGATCTTGGGTGTTCCACACCAGCACCGCCTATTCCTAGCGGCCCGCCAACTCGTTCACGGTTTGTGCTAAAGCCGTATAATGAAAAACGCCCATGAAATCGAGATCCTGTTCAGGCGGCTTCGCCTGTACGACCAGCTCGGGCGCCGCGCCGAGGGACTCGTCCGAACGATCCAGAGGGTAATGAAGGAACGCTATGGACCTAGATCACGTCCGTTCGGAAATCGAGCACATGCGCGTCCAAGTCGGAAGGCAACGTAAGGAAATCCTGCATCTTCAGCGCGCCGGCATTTCGACTGCATCGGTTGAGCTTTTGCTGGGCAGGATGCTGGGAAGATCGACGGCCTTTGTGACGAGCGGGACCGGCTGAAGAAGGAGCAGGGCGGTCCGATGAAGGGGCGCGTGCTCGGCGGCCGGCTGGTGATGGCAGAGACGCTACGATGGTACGACGAGGAGGCGGAGAGCTCGCCGTGGATCAAGGCGCTTGCTGAATTGCGCCAGCGAGCCACGCGCGAGGGCTACTGCTATCAGCACGTCCAGGCGATCACTGTTGCGATCGACCAGTACGCTGAGAAGGCACTGGGCAACCGCGACTACTTTCTCAACAAGCCGTATGGCGTCGGCTAAGCGAAATGCGGTGCCCGCCCGTGTCAACGAGCGGCATCCGTTCCCTTTGGGCGGGCAGCCTCTTTGGCTCGCTCGGCTTGCCACGCATCATAGGCCGGGGTGCCACGTCTCGGGGGCGCGTCGGCTGGCAGCCCGCCCATCCACGCTGGCATGTCCGCAACGGGGTTGCTGCCGGGAGGCGATCGAGGGCGCGGCTGACGCGCCGCTCCCGCAACTGGCAGTACGAGCTAATCAATTGGAGTGGACGCTTGTCTAGCCGAACGCCGCAGCCAAAAGGCTCGAGCACAGGAGCATGAAGCTGGCCGTCGTCAGGACAAGAAATCCGTTGGAGACAATGTCGTGGTTGCGCATGATACACCTACCACTCTGATGCTCGTCCGAATTTGTTAAAGCTTTCCGAAACCCTGGTCGGAACTACCGAGCTATTTCTCTGTCTGAGGCCCGGGCGGATTACCCGAACCCCGTGGCCGTCAAGACTCAAGCTCTGGAACGATAGCCTTCAAATGCATGGGCTAAGAAAATGCCTGCGCTCACCAGGCCCATCACCGCTGTAACCGTCTCGATCATCGCACAAATCCTTTGCGCCCCTGCAATCCACAGAACGACTCCACCGTTGCACAGTCAAAAAGATTCACAGGCTGGAATCGCAGATCGGTCGTGAGTGATGATTTGGTGCAACAGATTGCCTGAAAGCGGCACAGGACGGATGCGACGAAGGGCGCATACACAGTGAATCGAGGCGCTGCGCCCGTAAATCAACGGAAATGCAAAGCAACCATTCATTCACCACGCGGGAGCGGACCCCATTTCCGCCGTGTTCCGGTTGCGATATCTTCACGACGTGATGCGGAGGTGGGCCGCATCGTGGGGGTAAGGCCGCAACGCTTCAACGTAGGCAGTCGGCCGCTGAAAATGGTAATTGGGGACGATGGGGATTCGACGGCCAAAAACGATCGTCCTGGCGGCGCGTGGTACCGTTGCCGTGGCAACGTGCCTTCTCCTTGCCAACTGCGCCTCGTCCGACAAATTCGCCAGCCGCGTCGATCCCAAATATGGCGTCTCCTCGAGCCCCCGCGTGGTGGGGTTCGGTGAGCCCGTGCCGAAGGGCGGGGGAACCTACCGCATCGGCAAACCCTACACCGTCGCCGGCCGGGTCTACGTGCCGGAAGAGGATCCGAACTATCGCGCCGAGGGCATGGCCTCCTGGTATGGCGACGACTTCCACGGCCGGCTGACCGCCAATGGCGAAGTCTTCGACATGACCTCGCTGACGGCGGCCCATCCGACGCTCCCGATCCCGAGCTACGCCCGCGTCACCAACGTCCGGAACGGCAAATCGCTGATTGTGCGGGTCAACGACCGCGGCCCCTATCACGGCAACCGGCTCATCGACGTCTCGAACAAGGCCGCGGAACTGCTTGAATTCAAAGCCAATGGCGTCGCTCGTGTGCGGGTTGAATATGTCGGCCGGGCACCGCTGGAGGGTTCCGACGACCGGCAACTCCTCGCCACGCTCCGGACCGGCGAGCCTGCGCCGTCCCCGTCCACGGTCCGGGTCGCTTCGGCCCGTCCGTTTGTGCCCGAGATATCGTCGTCTGCGGGCCGAATCCGGGGCGAGGTTCCGATGCCGGAGGGACGACCCTACAGCCTCGGCAATAGCTCGGCCGACTACGCCTCGATCAACGCCACGTCGGAAATGTCCGCCTCCAGCCGTTCGCGCGGCCGCGCCGCGGAAAACCCGCGCGCCGTGTCCTACGAGAATGATGCCCGCTATGCGGCGCCGAGCCAGGCTTACCTGCCGGCCGATTCGCGGGGTCCAAGCGAAGTGCTCAGCGGGCGAGGGCTTTACTAGCCCTTCAGGAAGTCGATCAGGGCTGTGTTGACCTCGTCGGGCCGCTCCTGCTGAATCCAGTGACCGGCCCCGTCGAGAATGAGCTTTTGCCGCAAGTTCGGCAGCACGCGCTCCATCTCGTCGACCAGCTTGGCGCCGATCAACCCGGTAATGACGCCATCCTTCGATCCCGCGATGAACAGCGATGGTTGGTGGATTTGCGCGCCCTGCCACGGCGCGGTCAGTTCCCAATTGCGGTCGATGTTGCGATACCAGTTGAGCCCGCCGCGAAAGCCGGCCTCCTGGTAGACGGCCGCGAAATAGGCGAGGTCGGCCTCGGTCAGCCAGTTCGGCAACGGCCGATTCGGATCGGCGCCCGCGAGGAATCCCTTGCCCGCCTGAACATATTGATGGGCTGCCGGATCGGAGAACCCGCGCCCGGCCAGCACGATTCGCATGGTCGCCGCGACATCGCGTTCGAACTCGGCCTCCGCCACGCCCGGCGCCTGAAAGTACTGCCAGTAGAAATTGGTGATGCCGCTTTTCCGCAAGGTTTCGAGCGGAAGGCCGCGTCCGCGGGAAGGGGGTGGAACGCTGAGGCCCGCAACCCTGGTGAAGATATCGGGACGGAACATCGCGGCATGCCAGGCGACCGGCGCTCCCCAATCGTGCCCGACAATGACGGCCTGCTTTTCGCCAAGTGTGGCCACCAGCGCGACCATGTCGCCGACATTGTGGAATATGGTGTAGGCGCCGACGTCGGCTGGCGCGCTGGTCCGGCCGAACCCGCGCATGTCGGGGACAACGACATGGAAACCGGCTTCCGCGATGGCTCCGATCTGGTGGCGCCAGGAATAGGATAGTTCGGGCCAGCCATGGCAGAGCAGCACCAGCGGACCCTGACCCTGCTCAGCGATAAAGAAATCCAGCCCGTTGGCGGAAATGGTGCGTGAGGATGGCATCGCGTTTCCGCCCTGTTTTTCGTATCTTGTCGGGAAATTGCAGCATCCCCACGATACGTTCCTTCGTCCGGGGTCGCAATCCGATCGACGCGGCGGCGAGTCCAAAAGGCAAGTCCAAAACCTGTGTTGTTTGCGATACTTCCAACTGTTAGAACGCAGGGATTCAGGACATCGCCGATGGCAGCAGAGACCTCCGTTTCCCGCAAATCCGACGCCGCGGCCATCATCCCGTGGCGCGGCCTGATGGCCGCTGTACTCGCGCTTGCGGTCGGCTGGGGCGGGATGGTGTACGCCGCCAACAACAGCGTACAGGGCGCGCCGAAGAAGGAAGATGGCGGCTTTGACGGCGACGCGCCGACTGCGATCCTGGTCGAGGCTTCCAGCGGCAGCGTGCTGTTCGAGAAGAACGCCGACGAATTGCGGGCGCCGTCCAGCATGATGAAGCTGATGACAGTCGAGGTGGTCTTCAACGCCATCAAGGAAGGCAAGATAAAGCTGACGGACGAATATCGGATCAGCGAGAATGCCTGGCGCAAGGGCGGCGCGCCGGCCGGCGGCTCGACCATGTTTGCCATTCTCAACAGCAAGGTGTCGGTAGACGATCTGTTGAAGGGCGCGATCATCCAGAGCGGCAATGATTCCTGCATTGCGCTCGCCGAAGGCATGGCCGGCAACGAGCGGATCTTTGCCGCCGACTTCATGACCAAGCGAGCCCGCGAACTGGGCCTGACGAAGTCCACCTTCGGCAACTCCAACGGCTTGCCCGACCCCGCCAACAGGATGACGGTGCGGGAGCTGGCAAAGCTCGCCCGCCACCTGATCCTGACCTATCCCGACATGTACAAATTGTTCGGCGAGCGGGAGTTCACCTGGAACAAGATCCGGCAGCAGAACCGCAATCCGCTTCTGAACTCGCTCAACGGCGCCGACGGGCTAAAGACCGGCTACACCAAGGAGGGCGGCTACGGCATGGTCGGTTCCGCCGTGCAGAACGATACGCGGCTGATCGTCGTGATCAACGGGCTCGAGGATCCCGACGATCGCGCCTCTGAGGCCAAGAAGATGCTGGAATGGGGCTTTCGCAATTTCGAGACGCGCACGCTGTTCGCGGCTAACCAGCAGGTCGGCTATGCCAAGGTGTTTGGCGGCGAAAGCCGCTCGGTGAAGCTTGCAAGCCCCGAGCCGATCAAGGTGATGGTGCCGAAGAACGGCAGCGAAAAACTGATCGCGCGCATTGTTTATAATGGCCCCGTGCGGGCGCCGGTGCAGGCCGGCCAGCCGGTCGGGGTCGTCAGGGTGTGGCGCGGCGCAAATATCGCCGTGGAGTCGCCGGTCTATGCCGCGGAAGCGGTCGGCACCGGCTCGACCATGCGCCGCGCGATCGACGGCGCCAGCGAGCTCGTCATCGGCATGTTCCGCGCGAGCGCAGAGAAGCTCTGAGCATGAACCAGGCAACGCTGCAGCGGCCCTCCGGACGCGGGAAGTTCATCACGTTTGAAGGCGGCGAGGGCTCCGGAAAGTCCACGCAAATCAAGAAACTCGCCGAGCGCCTTGCGGCCGCAAAGCTGCGCGCCATCGTTACCCGCGAGCCGGGCGGTTCGCCGGGCGCGGAAATCATGCGGCATCTCGTGCTGTCGGGAATGGGCAAGCTGCTCGGACCGGATGCGGAGACGCTGCTGTTCGCTGCCGCCCGCGACGATCACGTTCGTACCGTCATCCAGCCCGCGCTTGGCCAGGGAACATGGGTGCTGTGCGACCGTTTCGCGGATTCGACTCGCGCCTATCAGGGCAGTCTGGGGCGGGTCTCGCCGATCGTGCTCAACGCCATGCAGCGCGTCACCATCGGCGATCTCAAGCCGGACCTGACCATCATTCTGGATATCCCGGTTGAAGTAGGTCTACAGCGCGCGGCCGCTCGCCGCGGCAGCGGCGTGCCTGACCGGTTCGAGTCGGAAGATCTGCAGTTTCATCAGGATCTGCGCGACGCCTACCGGCAGATCGCCGCCGAAGACCCGCAGCGCTGCGTGCTGATCGACGCCAATGCCGATGCCGACACGGTTGCTGCCCGCGTCTGGACTGCACTGCGTGAACATGTGTTCGCGGTCCCGAGCCCGGCAGGTACGGCATGAGCGCACGCAAGACCGAGCAGGAAGCGGCGGTCAGGCATCCCCGCGAAACAGCCGATCTGTTCGGCCACCGCGAGGCCGAGATGGCGCTGCTCAATGCCTATCGCAGCGGGCGCATTCCGCATGCCTGGCTGATCGGCGGTCCGCAGGGCATCGGCAAGGCGACGCTGGCCTATCGCATGGCCCGCTTCGTGCTGGCCAATTCCAATCCCATGTCGCCGTCCGTGCAGCGCGCCGAGACGCTTGCGCTCGCTCCGGGTGATCCCGTCGCACGCCAGATCACCGCCGGCGCGCATGGCGGGCTGCTGGTGCTCGAACGCGGTCTCAACGATCGCGGCGTGATGCGGACCGTGATTACCGTCGACGAGACGCGGGAGACGATTTCGTTCTTCGGCTCGACCGCGGCGGTGGACGGCTGGCGGGTCTGTATCGTCGACACCGTCGACGAGCTCAATCCGAACGCCGCCAACGCGCTGCTCAAGATCCTCGAAGAGCCGCCGCAACGATCGCTGTTCCTGCTCGTCAGTCATTCGCCGGCGCGGGCGCTCCCGACGATCCTGTCCCGTTGCCGCAAGCTGCCGCTGCGGCCGCTCGCGACCGGCGACGTCATTCGCGCGGCCGCGAAGGCCGCTGACATCGCACCCGATGATCCGGCGCTATCTGAGGCGGCCGACGCCGCGGAGGGGAGCGTGTCCCGCGCGCTGACGCTGCTCGGCGGCGACGCGCTGAAGCTGCAGCAGCGGACCGCGGCGCTGCTGGCGACGCTGCCGCAGGTCGATCCGCGCGAGCTGCATGCGCTGGGCGATGCACTGGGCACCAGCGACCGGGTGGCGCTGGCGGCTTTCATCGACGGCGTCGATCGCTGGATCGGCGAAAAGCTGCGCACTGACGACGCCAACGCAAATCTGCCCCGCCTTGCACGGCTGGCTGAGGTATGGGAAAAGATCGTCCGCGCCGCGCGCGACACCGAATCCTACAATCTGGAGCGAAAACCGCTGGTTTTCTCGGTGTTCGGGATGCTCGCGGAAGCGACACGGTAACCATCCACCTGACAATAATCTCGACAATCGTTGTGTTGAACTAAAGGAATTCGTGGTGGCGAAGGCTGGAAAGAAAGCTTCAAAAAAGCGCAAGGCGAAGAAGCCTCGTAAAGCGCTGCCCGCCCGCGCCGGCAAGAAGGCCGCGGGGAAAAAGCGTGTTGCCAAGAAAGGTACGACCAAGACAAAGCGCGCGGTGAAGAAAGCCGGCAAGGCCGCGAAGAAGGCTGCAAAGAAAGTCGCGCCGAAGTCACCCAAGAAGGCTGCGAAGAAAGCCGCCACGAAGTCGGACAAGAAATCCGCAAAGAAATCCGCGAGCAAAACGACGAAGGCGCGCGCGGCAACGTCGCAGGAAGCCAACCCCGCCGTACCGGCAGCCTCCGTAGCTGAACGTGCAAAGCCAACCAAGCCGCGCGCGAAGCCGGCTGCTGCCGCCCGGCCGGCGGTGGCTGCCGAGCGCAACACCTACTTCATCACCACCGCAATCGCTTATCCCAACGGCATTCCGCATATCGGCCACGCCTACGAGGCGATCGCGACCGATGCGCTGGCGCGGTTTCAGCGGCTCAACGGCAAGGATGTGTTCTTTCTCACCGGTACCGACGAGCACGGCCTGAAGATGGTGCAGACCGCCGAGGGCGAGGGAATGAGCGTCGCTGATCTCGCCGCGCGCAATGCCGGCCGGTTCAAGGAAATGGACGAGCGGCTCAACGTGTCGTTCGACCGTTTCATCCGCACCACGGAGCCTGACCATCATCGCTCGGTCCAGGTGGTCTGGAACAGGATGCAGGAGAACGGCGACATCTATATCGACACCTATGCCGGCTGGTATTCGGTGCGCGACGAGGCCTATTACGCCGAGGAGGAAACCGTCGTCGGCGAGGACAATGTGCGCCGCGGCCCGCAGGGCTCGCCGGTCGAGTGGGTCGAGGAGAAGAGCTACTTCTTCAAGCTCTCCGCCTATCAGGACCGGCTGCTGGCGCTGTACGAGAGCCAACCGGACTTCATCGGACCGGATTCACGCCGCAACGAAGTGATCAGCTTCGTCAAAGGCGGCCTGAAAGATCTGTCGATCTCGCGCACGACGTTCGATTGGGGCGTCAAGGTACCGAACGATCCCGAGCACGTGATGTATGTCTGGGTCGATGCACTGACCAACTACATCACCGGCGTCGGCTTTCCCGACGAGAGCAATCCGAACTGGCGCTACTGGCCCGCGGACGTGCACGTCATCGGCAAGGACATCATCCGCTTCCACGCGGTGTACTGGCCGGCGTTTTTGATGTCGGCCGGCATTCCCGTGCAGAAGCGGGTTTATGCGCACGGCTTCCTGTTCAGCAGGGGCGAGAAGATGTCGAAGTCGGTCGGCAACGTCGTCGACCCCTTCAATCTGGCCGATCAATATGGCGTCGACCAGATGCGCTATTTCTTCCTGCGCGAGGTCCCGTTCGGGCAGGATGGCAACTACAACCACGAGGCTATTGTCGCACGCATCAATGCCGACCTCGCCAACGATCTCGGCAATCTCGCGCAGCGCTCGCTGTCGATGATCGCAAAACAGTTCGGCGGCGTGCTGCCCGAGCCCGGCGAGTTCACCGACAACGACAAGGAGATCCTGGCGGAAGCAGATGCCATGCTGGCGGCGTCGCGGACCGCGATGGCGACGCAACAGATCCATCAGTGGCTGAACGCGGTGTGGTCTGTGGTCGCGGAAGCCAATCGCTATTTCGCGGGCGAGGCGCCGTGGGCGCTGGCCAAGACCGACCCTGACAGGCAGAAAACCGTATTGTACGTGACGGCGGAAGTCGTGCGGCAGGTCGCCATCCTGACCCAGCCGGTGATGCCGGATGCCTCAAGCAAGCTGCTCGACAGTCTCGGCGTTCCCCAGGACGCACGCGACTTCGCAGCGCTCGGCACGCGGATCAAGGCCGGCGCAACGCTACCGCCGCCGGTCGGCGTATTTCCGCGCTACGTCGAACCAAAGGCGGATTAAGCCGTTTGCAAGCCATGCTCGTCGACAGCCATTGCCACCTCGACTTTCCGGATTTTGCGGAGGATCTCGACGCCATCGTCGCGCGCGCCGAGACGGCGGGTATCGGCCGCATCGTCACCATCTCGACCCGGGTGAAGCGGCTCGGCGGGCTGCTGACCATCGCCGAGCGGTTTCCCAACGTCTATTGCTCGGTCGGCACCCATCCGCACCAGGCCGATGAGGAAGACGGCATTCCTGCCAGCGAGTTGATCGAACTGACCAGGCATCCGAAGGTCGTGGCGCTGGGCGAGGCAGGGCTGGATTATTTCTATGAGCACGGCTCGCGCGAGGCGCAGGAACGCGGCTTTCGCGCGCATATCGCGGCGGCACGGGCGACAGGATTGCCGCTGGTGATCCATACCCGCGAGGCGGATGACGATTGCGGCCGCATCCTCGAAGACGAGATCGCCAAGGGACCGTTTCGCGCGGTGCTGCATTGCTACACAGGTGGGCGGGAACTGGCGATGAAGGCGATTGCGCTGGGGCTGTCGATTTCATTCACGGGCATCCTGACGTTCAAGAAGTCCGAGGCGTTGCGCGAACTCGCGGCCGAACTCCCGGCCGATCGCATCATGGTCGAAACCGACTCGCCTTATCTCGCGCCCGGAAAGTTTCGCGGCAAGCGCAACGAGCCGTCCTACGTGGTCGAAATCGCAAAAGTGCTGGCAGAGACGCGCGGCGTCTCGCTGGAGGAGATCTCGCGACAGACGACGGAAAACTTCTTTCGCCTGTTCTCCAAGGTCCCGGCGCCAAAGGCCGCGGCATGACGGTGACGCTGACGATCCTTGGCTGCGGCTCCTCCGCCGGCGTACCGCGCCCGGCGCTCGGCTGGGGTGCCTGCGATCCCAACAATCCAAAGAACCGCCGCCGCCGCTGCTCGCTGCTCGTCGAGCGCAACGGCGCGCACGGCACCACGCGGATCGTGATCGATACCTCGCCAGATCTGCGCGAGCAGTTGATCGACGCCGAGGTCGATCATATCGACGCGGTGTACCTGACCCATGAACATGCCGACCAGACCCATGGCATCGACGATCTGCGTTCGGTCGTGCTGCACCAGCGCCGGCGCATTCCCGTCTACTTCAACCAGTCGACCGCCAAAGACATGATGGCGCGGTTCTCCTATTGCTTCATCGCGCCCGAGGGCAGCGACTACCCGCCGATTCTGACGCGGCATTCGATCGAAGCGGGCCAGAGTCATGAGACCGAAGGGAAGGGCGGACCGGTGAAACTTTCCGCCTTCCTGGTCCACCACGGCAGGATTCCCGCGCTGGGCTTCCGGGTCGGGGCCGCCGCCTACACGCCCGACCTCCACGATATTCCTGAGGAAAGCTGGCCGGCGCTGGAAAACCTCGACCTCTGGATCGTGGACGGACTGCGCTATGCCGGCCACCCCAGCCATTTCAGCGTCAGCGACGCGCTTGGCTGGATCGAACGCTTCAAGCCGAAGCGCGCCGTCATCACCAACATGCATTCCGACCTCGATTACGAGGTGCTGCGCCAGAGCCTGCCGGCCGGCGTGATCCCAGCCTATGACGGGATGAGGCTGGAGCTCGGCTAAG from Bradyrhizobium sp. AZCC 1693 encodes:
- a CDS encoding septal ring lytic transglycosylase RlpA family protein, which codes for MGIRRPKTIVLAARGTVAVATCLLLANCASSDKFASRVDPKYGVSSSPRVVGFGEPVPKGGGTYRIGKPYTVAGRVYVPEEDPNYRAEGMASWYGDDFHGRLTANGEVFDMTSLTAAHPTLPIPSYARVTNVRNGKSLIVRVNDRGPYHGNRLIDVSNKAAELLEFKANGVARVRVEYVGRAPLEGSDDRQLLATLRTGEPAPSPSTVRVASARPFVPEISSSAGRIRGEVPMPEGRPYSLGNSSADYASINATSEMSASSRSRGRAAENPRAVSYENDARYAAPSQAYLPADSRGPSEVLSGRGLY
- a CDS encoding alpha/beta fold hydrolase; the protein is MPSSRTISANGLDFFIAEQGQGPLVLLCHGWPELSYSWRHQIGAIAEAGFHVVVPDMRGFGRTSAPADVGAYTIFHNVGDMVALVATLGEKQAVIVGHDWGAPVAWHAAMFRPDIFTRVAGLSVPPPSRGRGLPLETLRKSGITNFYWQYFQAPGVAEAEFERDVAATMRIVLAGRGFSDPAAHQYVQAGKGFLAGADPNRPLPNWLTEADLAYFAAVYQEAGFRGGLNWYRNIDRNWELTAPWQGAQIHQPSLFIAGSKDGVITGLIGAKLVDEMERVLPNLRQKLILDGAGHWIQQERPDEVNTALIDFLKG
- a CDS encoding D-alanyl-D-alanine carboxypeptidase family protein, yielding MAAETSVSRKSDAAAIIPWRGLMAAVLALAVGWGGMVYAANNSVQGAPKKEDGGFDGDAPTAILVEASSGSVLFEKNADELRAPSSMMKLMTVEVVFNAIKEGKIKLTDEYRISENAWRKGGAPAGGSTMFAILNSKVSVDDLLKGAIIQSGNDSCIALAEGMAGNERIFAADFMTKRARELGLTKSTFGNSNGLPDPANRMTVRELAKLARHLILTYPDMYKLFGEREFTWNKIRQQNRNPLLNSLNGADGLKTGYTKEGGYGMVGSAVQNDTRLIVVINGLEDPDDRASEAKKMLEWGFRNFETRTLFAANQQVGYAKVFGGESRSVKLASPEPIKVMVPKNGSEKLIARIVYNGPVRAPVQAGQPVGVVRVWRGANIAVESPVYAAEAVGTGSTMRRAIDGASELVIGMFRASAEKL
- the tmk gene encoding dTMP kinase; this encodes MNQATLQRPSGRGKFITFEGGEGSGKSTQIKKLAERLAAAKLRAIVTREPGGSPGAEIMRHLVLSGMGKLLGPDAETLLFAAARDDHVRTVIQPALGQGTWVLCDRFADSTRAYQGSLGRVSPIVLNAMQRVTIGDLKPDLTIILDIPVEVGLQRAAARRGSGVPDRFESEDLQFHQDLRDAYRQIAAEDPQRCVLIDANADADTVAARVWTALREHVFAVPSPAGTA
- a CDS encoding DNA polymerase III subunit delta', yielding MSARKTEQEAAVRHPRETADLFGHREAEMALLNAYRSGRIPHAWLIGGPQGIGKATLAYRMARFVLANSNPMSPSVQRAETLALAPGDPVARQITAGAHGGLLVLERGLNDRGVMRTVITVDETRETISFFGSTAAVDGWRVCIVDTVDELNPNAANALLKILEEPPQRSLFLLVSHSPARALPTILSRCRKLPLRPLATGDVIRAAAKAADIAPDDPALSEAADAAEGSVSRALTLLGGDALKLQQRTAALLATLPQVDPRELHALGDALGTSDRVALAAFIDGVDRWIGEKLRTDDANANLPRLARLAEVWEKIVRAARDTESYNLERKPLVFSVFGMLAEATR
- the metG gene encoding methionine--tRNA ligase; its protein translation is MAKAGKKASKKRKAKKPRKALPARAGKKAAGKKRVAKKGTTKTKRAVKKAGKAAKKAAKKVAPKSPKKAAKKAATKSDKKSAKKSASKTTKARAATSQEANPAVPAASVAERAKPTKPRAKPAAAARPAVAAERNTYFITTAIAYPNGIPHIGHAYEAIATDALARFQRLNGKDVFFLTGTDEHGLKMVQTAEGEGMSVADLAARNAGRFKEMDERLNVSFDRFIRTTEPDHHRSVQVVWNRMQENGDIYIDTYAGWYSVRDEAYYAEEETVVGEDNVRRGPQGSPVEWVEEKSYFFKLSAYQDRLLALYESQPDFIGPDSRRNEVISFVKGGLKDLSISRTTFDWGVKVPNDPEHVMYVWVDALTNYITGVGFPDESNPNWRYWPADVHVIGKDIIRFHAVYWPAFLMSAGIPVQKRVYAHGFLFSRGEKMSKSVGNVVDPFNLADQYGVDQMRYFFLREVPFGQDGNYNHEAIVARINADLANDLGNLAQRSLSMIAKQFGGVLPEPGEFTDNDKEILAEADAMLAASRTAMATQQIHQWLNAVWSVVAEANRYFAGEAPWALAKTDPDRQKTVLYVTAEVVRQVAILTQPVMPDASSKLLDSLGVPQDARDFAALGTRIKAGATLPPPVGVFPRYVEPKAD
- a CDS encoding TatD family hydrolase, which produces MLVDSHCHLDFPDFAEDLDAIVARAETAGIGRIVTISTRVKRLGGLLTIAERFPNVYCSVGTHPHQADEEDGIPASELIELTRHPKVVALGEAGLDYFYEHGSREAQERGFRAHIAAARATGLPLVIHTREADDDCGRILEDEIAKGPFRAVLHCYTGGRELAMKAIALGLSISFTGILTFKKSEALRELAAELPADRIMVETDSPYLAPGKFRGKRNEPSYVVEIAKVLAETRGVSLEEISRQTTENFFRLFSKVPAPKAAA
- a CDS encoding MBL fold metallo-hydrolase, with translation MTVTLTILGCGSSAGVPRPALGWGACDPNNPKNRRRRCSLLVERNGAHGTTRIVIDTSPDLREQLIDAEVDHIDAVYLTHEHADQTHGIDDLRSVVLHQRRRIPVYFNQSTAKDMMARFSYCFIAPEGSDYPPILTRHSIEAGQSHETEGKGGPVKLSAFLVHHGRIPALGFRVGAAAYTPDLHDIPEESWPALENLDLWIVDGLRYAGHPSHFSVSDALGWIERFKPKRAVITNMHSDLDYEVLRQSLPAGVIPAYDGMRLELG